The following proteins are co-located in the Desulfatitalea tepidiphila genome:
- a CDS encoding ATP-binding cassette domain-containing protein — protein sequence MFLECRDLTFGYQGTTKTLFKNLSFKFENPGFHSLFGSSGVGKSSLARILCGLLRPEKGRVDTDSIDSLLYAHNLERLPGWSSIGEHIERITPHHNQDKKELLIRHFGMSAHLRKRFSQLSLGQKNRINLLRYLVQDFNVLIVDECLANVDEKLRARILIHIKAMFKDRLFIYISHNVIEVATYCQQIWVLRGPERDGQAVLVRGQDCRDQKCLDRSTLQQTMLEIMNAA from the coding sequence ATGTTTCTCGAATGCCGCGACTTGACGTTTGGTTATCAAGGCACAACCAAGACGCTCTTCAAGAATCTATCGTTCAAGTTCGAAAATCCTGGGTTTCACTCTCTGTTTGGTTCTTCAGGTGTCGGTAAATCCTCTTTGGCGCGTATTTTATGCGGACTCTTACGACCGGAAAAGGGGAGGGTGGACACCGATTCCATTGACTCTCTTCTATATGCACACAATTTGGAACGCTTACCCGGATGGTCGTCCATCGGCGAACACATCGAAAGGATCACTCCCCATCACAATCAGGATAAGAAAGAGCTTTTGATTCGCCATTTCGGAATGTCGGCCCATTTGAGAAAAAGATTTTCTCAGCTCTCATTAGGGCAGAAAAACCGGATCAATTTGTTGCGCTATCTGGTTCAAGATTTCAACGTCTTGATCGTTGACGAGTGCCTGGCCAACGTTGACGAAAAATTGCGTGCCCGGATTCTAATCCATATCAAGGCGATGTTTAAGGATCGGTTATTCATATACATCAGTCATAACGTGATCGAGGTCGCCACTTACTGCCAACAGATCTGGGTGTTGCGTGGGCCCGAAAGAGACGGACAAGCCGTCCTCGTGAGGGGGCAGGATTGCCGGGATCAGAAGTGTCTGGATCGATCAACCTTGCAGCAG